The Candidatus Schekmanbacteria bacterium nucleotide sequence AAAAGATCAGGGAATAGATTTGAGTAAAGACCCAATGGCAATGCAGCGCTTGAAAGAAGCCGCTGAAAAAGCAAAGATTGAACTTTCAAGTGTTTCTGAGACGGAAATCAATCTACCATTTATCACAGCCGATGCATCAGGTCCTAAACATCTCAATATTAAACTTTCAAGATCTCAGTTTGAGAAGATGATAGATGATATAGTAAGGAGGACTCTTGAACCATGCAGACGCGCCCTCGATGATGCAGGTTTATCACCTGAACAAATTGATGAAGTAGTATTGGTTGGAGGTTCAACTAGAATTCCCAAAGTTCAGCAGTTGGTGAAGGACTTTTTCAAAAAAGAGCCTCATAAAGGCGTCAACCCGGATGAAGTTGTTGCAATTGGCGCTGCTATTCAGGGAGGCGTCCTGAGCGGCGATGTAAAGGATGTGCTTCTTCTTGATGTAACTCCACTGTCACTTGGTATAGAAACATTAGGTGGAGTGATGACAAAACTGATTGAGAGAAATACCACCATTCCTACACGAAAATCTGAAATATTCTCAACTGCGGCAGATAATCAGACAAGCGTGGAAATCCATGTGCTTCAAGGTGAAAGAGAAATGGCAAGAGACAATAGAACATTGGGAAGGTTCCAGCTTGTGGGAATACCGCCTGCTCCCCGCGGAGTGCCGCAAATTGAAGTTACATTCGATATAGATGCAAATGGAATTCTTCATGTTACAGCAAAAGATTTGGCAACGAATAAAGAACAGAAAATCACAGTTACTTCTTCTTCGGGACTGTCGAAAGAAGAAATCGACAAAATGGTTAAAGATGCTGAAGCCCATGCGGCAGAAGACAAGAAGAGAAGAGAAACTGTTGATGTCCATAACCAGCTTGATTCATTAATCTATTCGACAGAAAAAACGCTGAACGAAAACAAGGGCAGTCTTCCTGCTGATGAAGTTGCCAATATAGAAAATGAACTTAAAAAGGGAAAAGATGCCCTTAATACAAATGATTTAGAGACAATGAAAAAAGCAATAGATGATATTACAAAATCATCGCACAAACTTGCTGAAATTATGTATCAGAAAACTCAGCAAACAGCTGGAGCTCAGGGCCCAACAGATGGAAGTGGTTCAACAGCAGGCGAATCAGCAACTGACTCCGCCGCAGATAATGTAGTCGATGCTGAATTTGAAGACAAAAATTAAAACAAAGAGGAGGTGAAGTCTTATGAACATCACTTTATGGAATCCTTTAAAGGAAAAAAGCATTGCTGAAAGAATTGATGAGTTTCTGAATGAAGACTTCTTACCTGCAAGATTGTTCAGTGAGATGACACCTTTTTCGAATGGTAATTGGAAACCTTCAGTTGATATTTATGAGGATAAAAAGCATATCATACTGAAGGTTGATGCACCGGGAATCTCTCCTGATAGGATCGACATCAAGGTAGATGGAAAAGTTTTGACAATAAGTGGAGAAAGAGAGTTTGAGAAAGAAAAGGATGGGAAAGATTATCATATCATTGAATCCCACTATGGAAAATTCTCTCGCTCCTTCAGATTGCCTGACTATGCAGACTTGGAAAACATAAAAGCAAATTATAAAAAAGGTGTTCTTAGGATTGAAGTGAAGAAGAAAAAAGGCGAATCTGCAAAGACAATTAAAGTTAGCACTGAAAAATAATCACTTGAAAGGAGGTGTTGGCTATGGCTATTGTCAAATGGGATCCTTTCAAAGATATGATTTCAATAAAAGACAGAATGAATAGGTTGTTTGATGAGGTTTTTTCAAGATCACACTTCTATGGTGATGAGGATTTGACTGACGGGCTTTGGACACCGGCAGTAGACATTTATGAGACTGATGACAGTGTGGTCTTGAAAGCCGAGCTTCCTGAAGTAGATGAGAAAGACATCGAAATCAAACTTGAGGATAATGTCCTTACCATCAGGGGAGAAAGGAAACTTGAGAATGAAACCAAAAAAGAAAATTACTACAGAATGGAGAGAGCGTATGGAGCATTCTCAAGGTCCTTCAGCATCCCTTCAAGAGTGGAACAGGATAAGATTACAGCAACTTGTAAAGATGGTGTCCTGAAAGTTACAATGCCCAAGAAGAAAGAGGCACAGCATAAGAAGATCCCCATCAATGTTGGATAAAACCGGCGGGGGTCCAAAATCCCCCGCTTTTTTTTGCAATAATAATATTTAATAATCAACTATGGTCCTTTTTGAAATTTTTTAAATGAGAAATGATCTTCTTTTTGAAAGGAAAGAATGAGCTTTTTTGACAGATTTAAAATGATAAAGTAATCGGGATTGGAAAATGGCAAGCAAGAAAGATTATTATGAAATATTGGGTGTCAAAAGGAATGCAACGGAGAGTGAAATAAAAAAAGCTTACAAGAAGCTTGCCCGAAAATACCATCCTGATGTCAATCCCGGTGATAAATCTGCAGAAGCCAAATTCAAAGAAATTTCAGAGGCATATTCAGTGTTAAGTGATCCTGAAAAAAGAAAAAAGTATGATGCCTTTGGCCATCAGGCATTTGGTGAAGGGTTTGACCCATTTTCATCGGCAGGTAGAGGTGCAAATTCAGGTTTCGGAGGATTTGATTTTGCGTCATCTTTTGGGGGCTTTTCCGATATATTTTCTGAAATTTTTGGCGAAAGAACAACTTCCGGAAGAAGGCGAAATACACCAGTCAAAGGAAGAGATATTCAATATTCTATGGAAATAGGGTTTGAAGATGCAATCCGAGGATTGAAAACAGAGCTTCAGATAAATAAAAGAAAGAAATGTTCAACTTGCGGTGGCACAGGAACTAAGCCCGGGTCCTCACCTATAACTTGCCGAAGATGCGGCGGTAGCGGAAAAATAAGTATCGGCAGAGGTTTTTTCAATATGTCGCAAACTTGTACGCAATGCAATGGTACGGGAACTTATAATCCATCTGTGTGTACAACCTGTAGAGGGTCAGGCACAGTGCCTACAACTGAAAGAATTACAGTCAAGATTCCTGCAGGTGTAGATAACGGCTCGAAAGTAAGAGTTGCAGGAAAAGGAGAACCGGGAACCAATGGTGGTCCAAATGGTGATTTATATATAATAACCAAGGTAAGGCCTCATAGATTTTTTGAGAGAAAGGGAGATAATTTGCATTGTATTGTACCAATAACTGTAGATGAAGCCGCTTTAGGAGCGAAGATTACCGTTCCAACAATAGATGGTAAAGCTGAAATGAAGATTCCGCCTGGCACACAGTCAGGACAAAAATTTAGACTGCGAGGCAAAGGAGTACCAAGTCTTAAAAGCGGTGTAAGAGGAGACCAATTTGTTGAGGTTAAAATCGTTGTGCCAAAGAATTTGAGTGAGGAATCCAAAGAATTGCTCAGAAATTTTTCAAAATTGACAAACTTTGATCCAAGAAAAAATTTAATGTGAAGGTAAATAGAAATGGTCAAACATATACCTATAAATAACAGTGAAGATAGTAGAGATAAGGAAGAAAAAGAATTGGTTCAGCTTCCTAATGAAAAATTGGATAAAGAGACTTTGCTCAAGAAATTGAATGAATCTGAAAAGAAATGTGAAGAATATTTAGATTTGCTTAAAAGAAGCAGAGCTGAATATGAAAATTTAAAAAAAAGAATTGATCAAGAAAAGGAAGATTCTTACAACAGAGGAAGAATTCAAATATTAAACTTGGTGTTGGAGTTGAAAGATAATTTTGATAAAGCACTTGAACATATGAATGACAATGACAATAATAATCAATTTAATGAAGGAATAAATCTTATTTCCAGACAACTCGATTCCTTACTTGAAAAGGAGGGAGTTAGTAAAATGGAAACAGAGGGATTGAGATTTAATCCTGAGATTCATGAAGCTGTATTGACTGAAAGAGGCAATTCGGAAAATGATGGAGTAATAGCTGAAGAAATACAGGCAGGATATTTTCTCAACGGGAAAGTATTGAGGCCAGCAAAGGTCAAAGTATTTGTTTCAGAGTGATATCATCCACTTCAAAAATTCTGATTTGGTAAATGAAACAAAATTATTGTGCAGGTGAGGGCATATGGAAAAGGTGGAAATAGAAAAAGATAAAAATATTGAGGAAAATAATAAAGAGAAAGAGGAAAAAACTGATAGGGGGACACCTATAAAGGTTAAAGTAGTTGACAAGCGCTCTTCTGTTTTAACCAAAGAGGAAGAAATTCCTGATGATGTATTGAAGGAATTAGAGAAGAGGAAACCGACCTATGTTGAAAAACTTTTATCTGAAATTGAAGAAAAGAAACAGCAGCTACTCGAACTGTCTCAGGCATATAGAAAACTTCAGGCAGATTCAGAACAATTTAGAATAAGGTTGAATAAAGATGTCGAAAATAGAGTTTTCAAAGGGAAAGCATCTTTTTTGCGAGATTTCCTTGAAGTTTTAGACAACCTTGAAAGGGGTATTGAAGCAGCTGAAAAAAATAAGGATTTCGATTCCTTCCTTGAAGGAATCAAATTGATTAGATCTCAGTTTTTACAAAAGGTTGAAAAGAATGGTATAAAAGAAATCAATGCTAAGGGCGAGGAATTCAATCCTCAGTATCATGAGGCTTTAAACATCCTTGCAGTTGACAAGAAAGAAGAAGATAATAAGGTT carries:
- a CDS encoding Hsp20/alpha crystallin family protein, which produces MNITLWNPLKEKSIAERIDEFLNEDFLPARLFSEMTPFSNGNWKPSVDIYEDKKHIILKVDAPGISPDRIDIKVDGKVLTISGEREFEKEKDGKDYHIIESHYGKFSRSFRLPDYADLENIKANYKKGVLRIEVKKKKGESAKTIKVSTEK
- the dnaK gene encoding molecular chaperone DnaK; this encodes MGKIIGIDLGTTNSVVAVMEGGDVTVIPNAEGNRTTPSVVAFTKEGERLVGQIAKRQAVTNPTNTVYSIKRFMGRRFNEVQEEIKMVPYKVEEAGNDVRVNISGKKYSPPEISAMILQKLKSAAEDYLGEKVTEAVITVPAYFNDSQRQATKDAGKIAGLDVKRIINEPTAAALAYGLDKKKDETIAVFDFGGGTFDISILEVGEGVVEVKSTNGDTHLGGDDIDQKLIDWLVEEFKKDQGIDLSKDPMAMQRLKEAAEKAKIELSSVSETEINLPFITADASGPKHLNIKLSRSQFEKMIDDIVRRTLEPCRRALDDAGLSPEQIDEVVLVGGSTRIPKVQQLVKDFFKKEPHKGVNPDEVVAIGAAIQGGVLSGDVKDVLLLDVTPLSLGIETLGGVMTKLIERNTTIPTRKSEIFSTAADNQTSVEIHVLQGEREMARDNRTLGRFQLVGIPPAPRGVPQIEVTFDIDANGILHVTAKDLATNKEQKITVTSSSGLSKEEIDKMVKDAEAHAAEDKKRRETVDVHNQLDSLIYSTEKTLNENKGSLPADEVANIENELKKGKDALNTNDLETMKKAIDDITKSSHKLAEIMYQKTQQTAGAQGPTDGSGSTAGESATDSAADNVVDAEFEDKN
- a CDS encoding nucleotide exchange factor GrpE, encoding MEKVEIEKDKNIEENNKEKEEKTDRGTPIKVKVVDKRSSVLTKEEEIPDDVLKELEKRKPTYVEKLLSEIEEKKQQLLELSQAYRKLQADSEQFRIRLNKDVENRVFKGKASFLRDFLEVLDNLERGIEAAEKNKDFDSFLEGIKLIRSQFLQKVEKNGIKEINAKGEEFNPQYHEALNILAVDKKEEDNKVIEVVEKGYMINDDVLRPAKVIVGKFNGK
- a CDS encoding nucleotide exchange factor GrpE, translated to MVKHIPINNSEDSRDKEEKELVQLPNEKLDKETLLKKLNESEKKCEEYLDLLKRSRAEYENLKKRIDQEKEDSYNRGRIQILNLVLELKDNFDKALEHMNDNDNNNQFNEGINLISRQLDSLLEKEGVSKMETEGLRFNPEIHEAVLTERGNSENDGVIAEEIQAGYFLNGKVLRPAKVKVFVSE
- the dnaJ gene encoding molecular chaperone DnaJ; its protein translation is MASKKDYYEILGVKRNATESEIKKAYKKLARKYHPDVNPGDKSAEAKFKEISEAYSVLSDPEKRKKYDAFGHQAFGEGFDPFSSAGRGANSGFGGFDFASSFGGFSDIFSEIFGERTTSGRRRNTPVKGRDIQYSMEIGFEDAIRGLKTELQINKRKKCSTCGGTGTKPGSSPITCRRCGGSGKISIGRGFFNMSQTCTQCNGTGTYNPSVCTTCRGSGTVPTTERITVKIPAGVDNGSKVRVAGKGEPGTNGGPNGDLYIITKVRPHRFFERKGDNLHCIVPITVDEAALGAKITVPTIDGKAEMKIPPGTQSGQKFRLRGKGVPSLKSGVRGDQFVEVKIVVPKNLSEESKELLRNFSKLTNFDPRKNLM
- a CDS encoding Hsp20/alpha crystallin family protein — translated: MAIVKWDPFKDMISIKDRMNRLFDEVFSRSHFYGDEDLTDGLWTPAVDIYETDDSVVLKAELPEVDEKDIEIKLEDNVLTIRGERKLENETKKENYYRMERAYGAFSRSFSIPSRVEQDKITATCKDGVLKVTMPKKKEAQHKKIPINVG